In Setaria viridis chromosome 5, Setaria_viridis_v4.0, whole genome shotgun sequence, the genomic stretch TTATTTGTGCTCCACTTCAATGCTCTGTTGGTGAACTAAGCTGCCTTTAATCTGTTTCTGTTCAATCGGCCGCACGAAATCTGTGGTTTTTCTAACATACTGCGGAATACTGATTGATGAATCAGGACAAGTGGAAGACCCTGGTGCACACAGCAAGCATATCCCCACAACAGCGAAGAGGCGAGCCAGTTCCGCAAGAACTACTGGACCGTGTGCTCTCAGCGCAGGCCTACTGGTCCCAGCAGCAGGCAAAGCTTCATGGCAAGGCTCCTCTTCCTGAGATTTGCCTTGCCTAGAAAGAGGAAATGCTCGTGTAAAAATTGTGCCTAATAATAGAAAGGTAGAAGGGATGTGCAAAGGAAACAGACTAATTTGTGTGCTATTGCAAACTTGTAacattgtttttttcttcttctttctttggtcTCTGTTGAAGCCAGAGGCTCTCTCCTCTGTGGATCAATAAGGGAGAGAACCTTGTTTGGTACTTGTAAATGATGCTGCAGACTATTGCTGCCATGTTCCATAAGAAAACATTGAGCATATATAATAACACTGTTGTCATTGGGCATGCTCGATGCGTATGTTATCTTGCAAATTTTGTGCTGACACTACAGGTACTATTTTGTTGATTTTGGATCCGTCGTCAATCTGAGACTGATGATGATGGCGCATATTCAATATCATCTTTGCCACAATTCCAAGGGTTTAGGCCCATGGACCAACCAAACCTGGGCCATCATTTCATCCACTTCCCCCAATACTGGCCGCGGCCCATCGTTTCCTTACCGCAGGTACCTTCTCCAGTAATCCGGTCGGTTGGCTCACCGGCCGACGAGAGACTCcggccgccggctcgccgctccGCCACCGAACTGAACTGGTGGAGCAGAGCAGGAGATGGTAGAGTATGAATCTTGCGGGGCCTCTGTCTCGCGCGCCCTCCTCAGTCGCTTCCTCCTGCCAAGCGCGCAGTCTCGCCCAAACCCTGCTCTCCTgcctcgccggcgaccgcctccgccgcctcctcccagcTGCCCATGCCCGCGCCGTCGTCTCGGAAGGTCTCGATGACCTGTTCCTCGCCAACCTTCTCCTCCGCGGCTACTCCAAGTTCGGGCTCCTCCacgacgcccgccgcctgttCGACGGAATGCTGCACCGCAACCTCGTCTCCTGGTCATCGGCCATCTCCATGTACGCGCAGCACGGCGGCGATGAACAGGCTCTTGTCCTCTTTGCAGCGTTCAGGAAATCCTTTGACGAGGTGCCCAACGAGTTCTTGCTTGCCAGCGTCCTGCGGGCCTGCACGCAGTCCAGGGCTGTTCCTTTCGGCGAGCAAGTGCATGGCACAGCCTTCAAGCTTGGCCTGGATGTTAATCTCTTCGTTGGCACCGCGCTGATCAACCTATATGCAAAGCTTGTCTGCATGGATGCAGCGATGCGGGTGTTCCATGCCCTCCCTGCCAAGAACCCGGTCACTTGGACAGTTGTCATCACTGGTTACTCTCAGATTGGCCAGGGTGGACTTTCCCTAGACTTGTTTCAAAAGATGGGGCTTCAAGGTGTCCGTCCAGACAGGTTTGTGCTAGCAAGTGCTGTCAGTGCCTGCTCTGGGCTTGCCTTTCTGCAGGGAGGCAGGCAAATACATGGTTACGCTTATCGAAGTGCAGCAGGAATGGATGCTTCAGTGATCAACGCATTGATAGATCTTTATTGCAAGTGCTCCAGACCGTTAGTGGCTCGGAAGCTGTTTGATTGCACAGAGAACCATAATCTTGTGTCTTGGACAACAATGATCGCTGGTTATATGCAGAATTCACTTGATGCTGAAGCCATGGACATGTTCTGGCAGATGTGCCGGGCTGGATGGCAGCCAGATGTCTTTGCTTTTACAAGTATCTTGAATTCGTGTGGCTCATTGGAAGCTATATGGCAAGGAAGGCAGATACATGCCCATGCCATAAAGGCTAATCTGGAGACTGACGAGTATGTCAAGAATGCTCTCATTGACATGTATGCTAAGTGTGATCATTTAACTGCCGCAAGAGCTGTATTTGATGCCTTGGCGCATGATGATGCAGTTTCTTACAATGCGATGATTGAAGGATATGCAAGGCAAGGTGATCTTAAAGAAGCGCTTCATATATTCCGTAGAATGAGATATTGCTCCCTAAGGCCAAACCTATTGACCTTTGTTTCGCTCCTTGGGGTGTCATCATTTCAGTCAGCTATTGAATTGAGCAAGCAGATTCATGGTCTCATCATCAGATCAGGAACTTCAGTAGACCTATACGTGGGGAGTGCTCTAATTGATGCCTATTCAAAATGTTCCCTCGTGGATGATGCCAAGGCTGTGTTTCTTATGATGCAAAACAGGGACATGGCCATCTGGAATGCTATGATATTTGGCCACGCGCAGAATGAGCAAGGTGAAGAGGCAGTAAAGCTCTTCAGCCAGCTTCGTGCCTCTGGGGTAACACCTAATGAGTTCACATTTGTAGCACTAGTAACTGTGGCAAGCAACTTGGCAAGCATGTTCCATGGTCAGCAGTTTCATGCTCAGATCATCAAAGCAGGTGCTGACATTAATCCTCATGTTTCAAATGCTCTTATAGACATGTATGCAAAATGTGGTTTCATTAAAGAAGGATGGTTGTTGTTTGAGTCAACATGTGGGAAGGATGTCATTTGCTGGAATTCCATGATTTCAACATATTCACAGCATGGTCATGCTGAAGAAGCCCTTAgagtcttccagctgatgagaGAGGCCGGAGTAGAACCAAACTATGTGACTTTTGTTGGTGTGCTAGCAGCATGTGCTCATGCAGGTCTTGTTGATGAAGGTTTACACCATTTTAACTCTATGAAAACAGAGTATGGTATTGAACCAGGTACCGAACATTATGCTTCTGTGGTCAACATTCTCGGCCGTTCAGGTAAATTGCATTCTGCTAAGGAGTTTATTGAAAGGATGCCAATCAAACCAGCTGCAGCTGTTTGGAGGAGCTTGCTGAGTGCCTGCCGTCTCTTTGGTAATGTTGAAATTGGGAGGTATGCTGCTGAGATGGCACTCTTGGTAGATCCGTTAGACAGTGGACCTTATGTATTACTGTCAAATATTTATGCCTCCAAAGGGCTATGGGCTGATGTGCAGAAGCTAAGATTGGGGATGGATTATGCTGGGACGATGAAGGAACCAGGTTATAGTTGGATTGAGGTGATGATGGAGGTTCATACGTTCATTGCAAGAGGTACAGAGCACCCACAGGCAGAATCGATATATGCAGTACTGGATAACCTGACGAGTCTACTGAAAGATTTTGGCTATCTTCCTGATACCTATGAACTTCCATTGCTTGGGGATAATGGTTAATGCTACTTGCTCAGTGGTAGCAGTTACTTCCATGAGATGGACTATTCTAATTCGGTATCGACACAATATTGATTCCGGTATGACGAGGCAGTGATATAGTGGCTTTAGAATGTTACTGTGACTTACTgacttacaagttacaactgCCCATTCCAAAACAATCTCTCTGGTCAATGGTCACTACTTATGGACCAAGATGAGCATTGGAACGGATGATAAGATATTAAGAGAGAGATGGATAGAGAGAAAATCTGAGCAGTTTACTATTGACTCAGATCTTTGAGATTTGTAACTGCATAAAACAGTTGTTGGCTGTGAAGCTTCACCGATGCGCATAACTCAGGTAACGGCATCAGAGTTGCATTTGAAAAGTTAATAATGTTAAACTGATTCATTCACCGATAAGAAGATATTGTTTACAACTATTTCATTGGCCAGTAACTGAGGTAAACCTATGTGCTGTATTCTCCTTACTAACTGGTTTTCCCTGAGGCAAAACAAAAAGAGTTGTAAAATGGTTATTGATGATCAGGACAAGTGGAAGAACCTGTTGCAGACTGCAAGTATATCGCCATTTCTACAAGGACTTTTTGACTTCGCCTGGCGAAACCCAGGGACAGCGTCCAAGCAAGCCTCCAGTCCCTGAAATTTCCATTGTAGGGAGGAGGGTGTCCAAAAGAATCTAGCAAAACTGTGCATATTCTAAACTCACGATTTGTAGTTTCATCCTAGTCTTGGCTAGATTTGGCCCTTGGAACCAGCTCAAACTTCGGTGTATTTCAACACGACCCAATGCTTATAGACCTATTTGTCAAAACATTTCAGTTCATGTGCTTCGTCGCTGGGCAGAACTAGGAGCATTAGTCTGGTGATTTGCAACTTGAGTCACCTTTACGTATTTGATTTACAATGAATCTTCAGGGACGATATAGTATTTGCACACTGTATTTGTGGACCCTTAAATCATTTTGGTCTGGCAAATATGTTAACCATGTCAACATGTAAAATTACAAGCTAAATTTTGTAGAAGAACACCTCAAAGGCTCAAACATGCTTATAATACCAAGTTTATTAAGAATATTAGGTAAATGCAAAATTACAAACAGTGAAACCGAGAGGTACAATGGGAGTTTGAGATAAAAATGTCAAGCAGCAGACAAAACATTATACAGCATTGCCTCTGTATCAAGTTGTTAACAGAGGGACTCAAAAGTTCATATTTGATGCCTGATCAAATCATCTCCCACACAGAGGTGCTTTAACTTTACTGTACAGATCTCCGCAGCCCATTGCTGTTGGACAGAGAGAATAGGAAGTCGCCATGGAGAATGGTTAATCCTCCAAGATGGATCATGGATCTCGCTGTGTCTTATCTAGTGTACATCCTGCTGCCTGCTAGTCAGTTTGCCCAGCCGCAGATGAATTTGCAACAGGGAGCCAGCCATCTGATGGCAACTTTAGCAGCGTTCCTACAATCAATATCCATATTGATTTATTTTATTAACACTGAGTGCTGCCTTTCTTTTTCTACGAACTAAATTACAATTACATGTGAGCTATACACAAGGAGGATGATAGGATGTACTCACAACTATTCGTGGGGAACGACGCATGTTACGTACCATGGAACCAGGGGATGCTGCTGATTGGGATGATAGTCCTTTCTTAGTAGGAATTTTCAGATTCTTTGACCGACTTCGAGTGTGCCTTTGGTTGGTGCTGTTTTCACTTCTGGAATCGAGTGATAAGGCTGAGAGTGATGAAGATGTTATGGATGACATGTCAGGGCAAAATGAGATTGCCGAAAGGTTTCCTGCAGAAAGCACAACCATAGTTCTGAATAAATAATATGATGACGAGTTAGTTGATACGTTTACAAAACAAATAATTAATTTAACacttcaaaaaaaatgaaaaaactaCCACAACACCATGCTCAATATTCCTGAACCTGGAACCTCGGTCATGATTGAAGTTGCATTAATATAGACATTCTTTTCTGAAACAGAATAGGTAATGAGAATATGTAGCATAAAGTACCACTAATTGTAGCAACCTGGAACCTCTCTCTCATGGTCCTCACAAATTTGTACAGATCATTGTTGCAGTTAAGATGCTTCACCAATTCTTTGGAGCCATCCACAAAGGGAACACAATGGACTACTGTTATCAACAAGAGAAAGAACTTCAACATCTATGCATAAATGTAAATCACTAAAAAGTATCAGACGATTCAGCTAAGAAACTTGTAACTCACAGATGTATCTTTCTTCAATAAGCTTTATGCAAAAAGAATACTCCCTGTCAGGACTTTGCACATCAATTTTGCTGAACACAAATTTGACCCCTAACAAGAAGGTATTTGTCAGACGCTATTGCATCAACCTAATATACTAGTTAACCATGCAACTAAATTTCCATTACCTTCTCCTCCAACAACTTGAAAACCAAGAAACTTATCATACCACATGATCGCTTTCTCTAGGTTCTTGTCCCCTTTCGTATCATTCTCAGCTTCAAGGGATTCAATAGCTGCCATCAAAACAAGAGTACATAAGGCATATAGGACTCAGATTATGCTTATCCCAGGAAAATGTTCAAGAGAAAAAGAATCGAGTTCACAATAACAGAGATAAAGTGCATTTATAAAAGCAAACCTAGAGCTGAATAAAGCAATAGTATCGCATATTGTGTAAACATAGATAAAAAAGACTGTGCCATGGAAAGTGAATGGCAGAAATGGTGCCTACTTCACTTTATAATGATAAGGAAATATGATTTACCTTGGAGTTGGTTTGATATGGCATTCACATATTCATCTCTTCTAGCCCTCTGATCCATGACCAAGCTTCTAAGCTGCTCATTTGTTGCAGTGGTGTTGAGAATTGATTCGCTCATGAGCTTGTGTTTTGACCTTTTGCTGGTTTGGACTGCGGGGCAAAAACTTGGATGAGATGCGATAGACAATGTGGTCTAGTACGGGACCAAGCAGTAGCAAGAAAATAAACGAAGAAAACAGAAAATGCCCAAACGAATAATTAGCCATCTATTTCTATCTATGTATGACAAAAGGCAGTGAGAAATAGACGATGATACATTTCAGCAACCCGACTAAAAATCGCATGGAAATGAGGGAATGCTTGTGCTCACCGGAGAGGGCTTGTGCAAGATCTGCTTCTAATTTCCGGAGCTGTTGTTTTAGGTCATTGAGCTGTGCTGCATATTTCGGAAAACACACAGATGAGTAAAAGTAAATTGCCCAGATGTTTCAGATTAAACAAATACTAGTGTTCATAGATAGTGATGACGGATTGTTGGGCTCCCTGGGCGCAGAGCAGTTGGAACGTACGGAAGTAGTAGTAGGAAGCAGGTGAGGAGAAAGAAGGCATGCCTCGGTTGGAGACGGTTTGGTTGGCGATGGAGCGCGCCGAGAGGAGGGCGGCGCTGAAGGCTGCGGCGGTTGCGGTGGCGCGCTCCTGGGCGTGGGAGATCCGGCGCTGGATGGCGGCGCGTCGGTCCTGCATCCTCCGGAGCAGATCGACGGCGGGCTCCgccgccatggtggtggtgacTGAGATGAGAGAAATCGGCAGGCGGAGTGGCCGTTCAAAATTTTGGGGGGTCTTTTTACAATGAATGCTTCTTGTGTTCCTTCCCGTGGAAGCCTCCACCAAACACACACAACCGGGCCCCCCAGTCGGTCGTGTCGTCGTCTATTGGGCTGGGCTTTGTACCTTAACTGGGCTGGCCAAGCCAGCCAGCCCATTTAACTGGGGGTTGCAGCAGTTGGTtttcttcccctcccctcctcctccggccacGGCCACAGACTGCCGGCGAGATCCAGGATGTTCGGCCTccaggcgagcggcgcggcggcctcgtGGGTGGTGGGGCGGATGGGCACGGATGCGCACCTCTACGATGACCCTGACGACGCATCCATCCCCGCGCTCCTCGACTCCCGCTTCGACGCCGACAAGGTCGACGCACTCAAGCGCCTCCTCGCCCTCATTGCCCAGGGCGTCGACGTCGCCCACCTATTCCCGCAGGTCACTTCCCgtcgctcttcttcttctgctgctgctctcaCTGCTAAATTCAATTCACCCCCTGTGCTCTGTCACAAACAACAAACGCATTCCGCCGCCCAGGTCGTCAAGAACGTCGCGTCGCAGTCGCTCGAGGTCAAGAAGCTCGTCTACCTCTACCTCCTCCACTACGCCGACAAGTACGTAATCATCACCCACGGTATCCCATACTACTACACTTCGGTCAGTATGCGGTTCTCACTTCTTTTCCTCGCTGTTGGCTCTGGCTCCAGGCGCCAAAACGAAGCCCTTCTTTCCATCAACATTTTCCAGAAGGATTTATCAGATATAAACCCACTAGTCAGGGCTTGGGCCCTGCGCACCATGGCTGGCATTAGACTGCATGTCGTTGCTCCCCTCGTCCTGGTTGCTGTCAAGAAATGCGCCAGGGATCCATCCGCGTATGTTCGAAAATGCGCTGCCTATGCACTTTCTAAGCTCTGCGACCTGCTTCCGGACCAAGCTACGACTTTACAGGAGGTTTGTCTACCATTACCACCTTCTTCTTTCTGCAATAACCTTACATACCAAACGCACCTCAAGCCTACTGCTGTTGCAGATTGTAGACATCTTGTTCGACGACAATTCCCCTGGAGTAGTGGGAGCTGCCGCTGTTGCATTCAAGTCGGTCTGTCCAACTTGTCTACCATTGCTGTCGAAACATTTCCGGAGGCTATGTCAGACACTCCCTGATATTGAAGAATGGACACAGATCATTCTTATTGACATCCTCTTGCGGTATGTAATAGCTAGGCATGGCTTGGTCGAGGATTCTTTACTCTCCGCTTCAAATTTATCTACGGAGGTTCAGGGTATCACGGAGTCGGGTCCTGTTGCTACCATGCCCACACAACCTGATTCTATCGGCAATGGGGTTTGTGGTACTATATCAAACATCATGCTATTCCGGCACTACATCGAAGAATATTCAGGTTTTCCTGACAGGCAAGGCAATAATTCGAGCTTTTCATCTGTCACCACTAACATCAACGATGACGTTGCACTTCTTTTGAAGTGTACATCACCTCTTCTATGGAGTCGAAATAGTGGAGTCATCCTTGCAGCAGCAAGTGTGCATTGGATCATGGCTCCTGTTGGGGATCTGAAGAGAATCATTGGCCCGATTTTGTTTACCCTGCGGTCATCTCCTGATGCAGCATATGCGGTACTTCTTAGATACTTCATTTTTTGTTAATGGCCATCTGAAAATTTTAGTGTCATACTCTAATAGTTCAGTATTAGGACTTTGCTTCATTCAGAAAGTCACTTCTTGATCAGATCATTTGAAGAAGTCCTAGTCTTTGTTTTGTTTAACAAAGAGCTTCTGTTCAAAGTGAACTTATGACCATGATTTAGAATTTCCACAAAAGGGTAAAGGAGGCTACCTGTAATTTCTCCATGACTTTCTCTTTCAGTGGCCCTGTGTGAGGGTAGAAATTTATAAATTGAACTTGAAATTGAGTTCCTCCCCCCAGAGTATTGAACATTAAGTTCTTTCTTGGCTTACAGGAGTTTGATAGTTTTCATCATGCAGTTTCTCACTTTGACCTGACCTTTCCTATTCTTCTGCTATTGCAGATGCTTGGCAACATACTAGTTTTTGCTAAGACAATGCCATCATTGTTTGCCCCGTTTTATGAGGACTTTTTTATAAATGCTTCAGATCCATACCAGACTAGGGCTTTGAAGCTTGAAATACTGACCACTATTGCCACAGAGCCATCCATTCCAGCCATTTTTGAAGAATTTCAGGTAATTTCTTGTAGATGCAATGAACAATAGTATATCTATCTCTTGGTTTTTGTTTTAAACTTGCAATGATGTATTTACGCCCCACATGAAATTTATAGTTGAACTTTTGCTAAATCTTAAGGTCACGTAATGTTAGTACATATTTGAAACATCTTTTTCAAAGACATGTTAGCTTTGCTTGTTTTGTTGTGTCAATGATTCATGCATGGTTCTGGAAATTATTTGTTGCTCTGTGCTTTGCTTGATGTCAAGTTCTCTAAAATGCACTCTTGGGGATTATCAAGGGAACTTAGAGTCAAATGGCAACTTAAAGTCAAATCAGCAAGATTTAAGTATTGCTATCCACCTGCAATTTGGTGAAGAATTTCAATTTTAGACAAAGTGGTGAATACTAAGTATTTGTCATTCTGTTAATGAATCTGGTGCTTTCTTTCTGCTACCAGGATTACATTAAAGATCCAGATAGGAAATTTGTAGCAGATACTGTTGCAGCTATTGCGTTGTGCGCCCAGAAACTTCCCTCTATTGCCACCGCTTGCCTTGAGGGACTTTTGGCACTTGTATTTTATGGTAATAATTTTCATCTATGAATATTTTGGTATAAAACATTCCTTTTGGAATTAATGTTTTATTTTGATCATCATATTACAGAATCGTCTATTTGTAACTCAGTTCACTTTGATGGAGAAGATGCTGTTCTGGTTCAAGCAATCTTGTCAATCAAAGCAATAGTGAAAATGGATCCAGTATCCCACGAAAAGGTACTATTTAGTTAATCTTGTAATGCTCcacttgtgtgtgtgtgtgtttttttccttttggccaAAAGTTTTTTTCCCAACCCCCAGCTAAACCCAAGTTTTACCCAGGTTGCCTATTCTTTTTGCTTTCCATTTTAGGAAAGAAGCGCCTGATGTTCTTTTTTCTTCATGAGAGCTTATCCTGGTTCTTTTAGCCtcttgacttctttttttcttaatttacCATCCATCATGGGGGCTCTGGAACTCATCCCCTATCATGCACATTTGATCACTGCATTTTAACTGACCTTGTAATGCTCATTCAATAAAACGTTCTCAGATGTGTCTATTATCTTGGTTGTACCGTACAACTAGATCACCTTTTTGTCATAATCATCTGTCGGTGATAATCGGTAGCTTGTCTACTCAAGTGTGAAGAACCTATAAATGTTCTAAACAACAGAATTGTTTTGTATTTCTTTAGTTGGTTTAATAATCACATTTTATAGGCATGCTGTAATATAGAATCACTGTTAGAATTGTATGGGAGAATAAATACAGAATATATATCACTCTATGTCACTATCTGCTATTGTTTGAATGAATGCATTTCTTCCCAGCTTGATAATTAATCTGGTACCCTCACTAATCCTTTTACAAAAATATCCGttatttttttccccttgaTGTTGCGATCTTGCATCTTCGCTAAATTACTTCGATGCAGGTAATTGTCCGCTTGGTGCGCGGTATGGACAAAATTAAGGAGCCTGCAGCACGATCCTTGATTATTTGGATGTTTGGAGAGTATAACTTCATGGGAGATCTCATTCCCAAGATAGTTCCTGCTGTTCTCAAGTATCTTGCATGGTCCTTCACTGTTGACGTGGTCGAAACTAAGCTTCAAATCCTAAATGCTTCTGCCAAGGTATATCCTAAATTAAGTTTGCAGCTCATGTCTATATCCTAAATTAAGTTTGCAGCTCGTGTCTATATCCTAAATTAAGGTTCCAGCTCATGTCTGGAGATTGGTAATAGCTTACCTTTTTCAGGTTGTAATGCATTGTCCGGAAGAACATGCGGAAGAATTCAAAAGGATAGTTGCATATGTCATTGAGTTGGCTACATATGACTTGAATTATGATGTCCGTGATCGTGCTCGTTTACTTTCAAGACTTTTGCCGTGCTCCACGACTCACCTAGAACCCTCATACCAACCTCAGAATGGCGATATTTGTAAAGAGCTTGCAGATCATATATTTGATCGAAAGTTGCAGTCAACATCTCCTTCAGCAAGAAACTATCGCATTTATCTTCCAGGTTCCCTTTCACAGGTTGTTCTTCATGCAGCTCCTGGTTACGCGCCACTTCCAAAGCCTCAAAGTATGGAATTAAGCCATAATAAGATCATTGAATCAACCAGAGGCATAGCCAAACCTTCTGGAAGTAATAACTCTGATGCTGAATCTGGATCTTCAACATATGAGAGCAGCTCTGTTTATGATTCGGAGAGTGAAGATGATGGCTTATCGGATGGGGATACTGATGGATCCCTTCATCATCAAGATAACCAGGATGCTCCAGTGGTACACATATATGATGCTAGTGTACAGCAAGGCCAGACGCGTGAAACTGCTGATGAAAATTTGGCAGATCTGATCTCCACTGATTTAACTGAGTTGATGTCTAAGTCAGCCTTGGAATCTTGGCTTGATGAAGCTCCTGCTGAGCCACTTGTTCAGAATTCGTCGCAGGCATCATCTGCCAGAGTTGCTTTTACCAATCGCAGCTTTGAGCGAAAACCTAAATTGCATACACTGTTGGACTCATCTGACAGTAATGGCTTAAGTGTTTTATATGCCTTCTCATCTGAGGTTTCGCCCAGATCACGCTTGCTAGTATGTGTAGACTTATATTTGGAGAATGTTACTACACAACACTTGACAGATATAACCATTAAATCTGAGGAGGCTTCTAGCAGCGTGGATTCTACAGGCCAAACATTGGAAGGATCTGTGAGGTATGTATCATCTTCATCTGTTATTCAACTATTTCTGTGGCAGCATTCACATGGCCAGATGTTATGGTGACATTGTTATATTGATTTGGTTATCATCTTTTTAATGGAAAATGATTTTCCACTACTCGTATATCCAAACAATCATCGGTAACCAACACCTGTATACAAAACAGCAAGACTTATATTATTTCTCAGCCCATTTATGGTATTTTCACCTGCAGTGCCCCCACTATTGTTCCTGTGGAAGAGATACATTCATTGGCTCCACAACAAACGGCCAAGATGGTTCTTGAAGTCCATTTCCATCACCATCTCTTGCCTCTAAAGCTGTATGTGCTTTGCAATGGGAAAACACATCCAGCAAAACTTCATCCAGATATTGCTTATTTTGTTCGGCCACTACCTATGGACCTAAATGCTTTCCTATGCAAGGAAAACCAGTTAAGGGGAATGTTCGAGTATGCTAGGAGGTCAGTGAAGTTCCACCTCGTTTAATATGAAATTAGGTTCCCCTGTCGATGATGTGTGCTGAAACTAATCTGATGAATTTGCAACAGGTGCACATTCAAAGATCATCTTGAGAAGCTAGAGCACAGTGATAAGAACCTTCAAGTAGCCCAGAGTGTTGCATCAAAAATACTGAGCAACGCCAACGTGCACCTTGTTTCAATGGATATGCCAGTTACCTTCAATGTTGACGACACATCTGGCTTATGCTGGAGATTCAGCAGTGAAATCCCGAGCACTTTGAAACCTTGCCTAATTACGATCCTTGCGGAAGGGCATGCCTCGGGGCCACTGGAACTTACTGCTAAGGTGAATTCTGAAGATACGGTGTTTGCCCTGAACCTCCTGAACAGAATTGTGGCAATCATAGAGGCGTTAACTTTTTAGCTTTTTGAGCTTTCAGTTTGTGTCCGCACAGTAAAATTGCCGAGGGTATAGAGTAGCACAAAACAAATCATCATTGAAGAAATTGGTCGTGAATATCTCCCAGGGAGGCGATACAATGTCttcttgtaaaaaaaaaaagacatgttTTTGTAAGATCTATTGAGAATTGTAATTCGTGACATCTAATGTAAGCTGCCCGGGGGTGGATACAACGTCCTGTTGTAAAaacgacctttttttttttttggcaagatCTGAGACAAGCATGGCTACTGAGGATTGCAATTCATGACATCCAATGTAAGCTCTGTCTACATGATTTAGTGAGGCACAACAGTGTTTCAAAATTCCATAGCTGTCTGTCTACATAATTTGCTTGACTTAATAGTTACAAACTTACAACACCTATTTTCTCATTGAAACAGAAACCTCGCATTCCTGAAACGGCTTTAAAAAATGTTGTGATGATCTACACGTACTCCAGTCCTGCCATCAAGCAGGTACGAGGCTGGGCTCTGAGGGCGAAGATTCAAGAAGCGGATTCTTCTGGAATTCATTTCTCAGCTGACCACAGGCTGCGTTAGCATCTAGCCCCCGGGTCTGTCGAACACTGACAGTTATCTTCCGTGCTTCTAATGCATCAACAAACGCTTGAACCTATGCAGTTTGCCAACATAAACATCAGTAACTCGCTTTTGAAGAAAGTTTCTTTCCAAAGGTGCTGCGCCTGAGACCGAGGAAACATACCACTTTTCTGTATGGCCTCTTGTATTCAGAGCCTTCAATTGGATTATAGGGAATTAGGTTCACATGATAACCACCTCCACATGTATGAAGCAGTTCTGCAAGTTCTTCGGCGTGCTCCTTTTCATCATTGATCCCAGCTGGTCACAAAAGTCACTTCATCCATATTAGCACGAAAAGAAGGTACAGAATAGATAGACAATAAACACAGTTCAACAATATTTTCTCCAAAAACAGATGGGTACAGTGAAGGCACGGTC encodes the following:
- the LOC117858844 gene encoding AP3-complex subunit beta-A — translated: MFGLQASGAAASWVVGRMGTDAHLYDDPDDASIPALLDSRFDADKVDALKRLLALIAQGVDVAHLFPQVVKNVASQSLEVKKLVYLYLLHYADKRQNEALLSINIFQKDLSDINPLVRAWALRTMAGIRLHVVAPLVLVAVKKCARDPSAYVRKCAAYALSKLCDLLPDQATTLQEIVDILFDDNSPGVVGAAAVAFKSVCPTCLPLLSKHFRRLCQTLPDIEEWTQIILIDILLRYVIARHGLVEDSLLSASNLSTEVQGITESGPVATMPTQPDSIGNGVCGTISNIMLFRHYIEEYSGFPDRQGNNSSFSSVTTNINDDVALLLKCTSPLLWSRNSGVILAAASVHWIMAPVGDLKRIIGPILFTLRSSPDAAYAMLGNILVFAKTMPSLFAPFYEDFFINASDPYQTRALKLEILTTIATEPSIPAIFEEFQDYIKDPDRKFVADTVAAIALCAQKLPSIATACLEGLLALVFYESSICNSVHFDGEDAVLVQAILSIKAIVKMDPVSHEKVIVRLVRGMDKIKEPAARSLIIWMFGEYNFMGDLIPKIVPAVLKYLAWSFTVDVVETKLQILNASAKVVMHCPEEHAEEFKRIVAYVIELATYDLNYDVRDRARLLSRLLPCSTTHLEPSYQPQNGDICKELADHIFDRKLQSTSPSARNYRIYLPGSLSQVVLHAAPGYAPLPKPQSMELSHNKIIESTRGIAKPSGSNNSDAESGSSTYESSSVYDSESEDDGLSDGDTDGSLHHQDNQDAPVVHIYDASVQQGQTRETADENLADLISTDLTELMSKSALESWLDEAPAEPLVQNSSQASSARVAFTNRSFERKPKLHTLLDSSDSNGLSVLYAFSSEVSPRSRLLVCVDLYLENVTTQHLTDITIKSEEASSSVDSTGQTLEGSVSAPTIVPVEEIHSLAPQQTAKMVLEVHFHHHLLPLKLYVLCNGKTHPAKLHPDIAYFVRPLPMDLNAFLCKENQLRGMFEYARRCTFKDHLEKLEHSDKNLQVAQSVASKILSNANVHLVSMDMPVTFNVDDTSGLCWRFSSEIPSTLKPCLITILAEGHASGPLELTAKVNSEDTVFALNLLNRIVAIIEALTF